From Halapricum desulfuricans, a single genomic window includes:
- a CDS encoding J domain-containing protein, with the protein MLDSLAQLPSWLVVGTALGLACSLAVAGLFVLTDRLTGADRPSGSGDSEARRRSEIRAYLGRIGEQFIEDHTVADQRVAFYLPERAVAITFDARTYFRLVGTGTAPVLVEHELPGVALGARLPFETPAESAGPAGHPAAAAFARLGVPVGAPLADVRDAYRERVKEVHPDQGGDEVAFREVRDAYTTARQYTGD; encoded by the coding sequence GTGCTCGATAGCCTCGCCCAGTTACCGTCCTGGCTCGTCGTCGGTACCGCGCTGGGGCTGGCCTGTAGCCTCGCCGTCGCTGGGCTGTTCGTGCTGACTGACCGGCTGACCGGGGCTGACCGCCCGTCCGGATCCGGCGACAGCGAGGCGCGTCGGCGCTCGGAGATCCGGGCGTATCTCGGGCGGATCGGCGAGCAATTTATCGAGGATCACACTGTCGCCGACCAGCGAGTGGCGTTCTATCTCCCGGAGCGAGCCGTGGCGATCACCTTCGACGCGCGGACGTACTTCCGACTCGTCGGGACGGGGACGGCGCCGGTCCTCGTCGAGCACGAACTCCCCGGCGTCGCTCTCGGTGCGCGGTTGCCGTTCGAGACGCCGGCGGAGTCGGCCGGACCGGCTGGTCATCCGGCAGCGGCCGCGTTCGCCCGTCTGGGCGTTCCCGTTGGCGCGCCCCTCGCCGACGTTCGGGACGCCTATCGCGAGCGCGTCAAAGAGGTCCATCCCGATCAGGGCGGCGATGAGGTCGCGTTTCGGGAAGTCCGGGACGCGTACACGACGGCTCGCCAGTACA
- a CDS encoding proteasome assembly chaperone family protein yields the protein MDTFETEILAEPDLEDPVLVEGLPGVGHVGKLAAEHVLEELDSQLVARVYSTHFPPQVTVEDGTAELAHAEFHAVETETGSDLITLTGDHQAQDSQGHYGLTDTFLDVAEQLGVERVFALGGVPTGELIEEYDVLGAATSDELVEDLEAVGVEFREDEPAGGIVGVSGLLLGLGARRDLPAACLMGETSGYLVDPKSAQAVLEVLQDLIGFEVDFASLEDRADEMEEVVRKIQEMEGGGPAASEEDLRYIG from the coding sequence ATGGACACGTTCGAAACCGAGATTCTCGCCGAGCCCGACCTGGAGGACCCGGTGCTCGTCGAGGGACTGCCCGGCGTCGGACACGTCGGCAAACTCGCTGCCGAGCACGTACTCGAAGAACTGGACAGCCAGCTCGTCGCGCGCGTCTACTCGACGCATTTCCCGCCGCAGGTCACCGTCGAAGACGGCACGGCGGAGCTCGCACACGCCGAGTTCCACGCCGTCGAGACCGAGACTGGATCGGACCTGATCACGCTGACCGGTGACCACCAGGCCCAGGACAGCCAGGGTCATTACGGCCTGACTGACACGTTCCTGGATGTCGCCGAGCAACTGGGCGTCGAACGGGTGTTCGCGCTCGGCGGCGTCCCGACCGGCGAACTCATCGAGGAATACGACGTGTTGGGCGCGGCGACGAGCGACGAACTGGTCGAGGACCTGGAAGCCGTCGGCGTCGAGTTCCGCGAGGACGAACCCGCCGGCGGGATCGTCGGCGTCTCGGGCCTGTTGCTCGGACTGGGCGCCCGGCGCGACCTCCCGGCGGCCTGTCTGATGGGCGAGACCTCGGGATACCTGGTCGATCCCAAAAGTGCCCAGGCCGTCCTGGAGGTCCTGCAAGATCTCATCGGCTTCGAAGTCGACTTCGCGTCGCTCGAAGATCGGGCCGACGAGATGGAAGAGGTCGTCCGGAAGATCCAGGAGATGGAGGGCGGCGGCCCCGCAGCGTCCGAAGAGGATCTCCGGTATATCGGCTAG
- a CDS encoding RNA-protein complex protein Nop10 — MKSDIRICSAWQDTHDRPIYTLSETCPECGADAINSAPAPFSPEDRYGSYRRALKQRRRE, encoded by the coding sequence ATGAAATCCGATATTCGCATTTGTTCGGCGTGGCAGGATACCCACGACCGGCCGATCTATACGCTTTCTGAGACCTGCCCCGAATGCGGGGCCGATGCCATCAACAGTGCCCCTGCCCCCTTTTCGCCGGAAGATCGGTACGGCTCGTACCGACGGGCACTTAAGCAGCGACGCCGCGAGTAG